CGACTTGCTCAGAGAGGAGCCGTAGCCTCCGCCTGTGTGAAAGAGGCCGCCGGCCTCTGTATCCGGGGCCGCGCATCCGCGCTAGTTACGGCGCCGCTCTCAAAAGCGTCTCTCGGCGCAGCGGGAATCGGTCATTCCGGGCACACGGAGATGCTCAGAGATCTTTGCCGATGCAAAGACACCCTCATGATGTTCGCGCGAGGCAAGCACAGGGTTTCGCTCGTCACTACTCATATTCCCATCGGGAAGGTCAGGGGGGGTCTCACGCGACGACGTGTCGAGCGGGCAATCATGCTTACGAGCCGAGGCCTGGAGCTCCTTTTCAGTATCCCTGCCCCGAGGCTTGCCGTTCTTTCGCTGAATCCGCACAAAGGGGAGGACGGGCTCCTTGGTCGTGAGGAGGAAACCGTGATCGCACCGGCGATGGAGGTCGCCTCGAGGAAAGGTGTAAGTGTGTCCGGCCCGTTTGCCGCAGACAGTTTTTTCTCGCGCGGCGAGTGGAAGAGATTCGATGCCGTCGTCGCAATGTATCACGACCAGGGTCTCATAGCGGCAAAACTGATCGGCGGAGAAAGAGTCACGAACATCACTCTGGGGCTCCCGTTTGTGCGCACTTCCCCCGGTCATGGAGTGGCCGAGAACATCGCATGGAAGGGAATCGCCGAACCTCAGGGCATGATATCTGCAATCCTTCTTGCGGCGGAGCTCGCCCGAACTGTAAGATTGCCGCTGAAGTGGGACTGACGCGCACAACGGGCGCTCGGCCGAAGAGGTCCGGGCCAAGGCGTTGAATCCGGAACCTTGCATGCTACAGACAAGCAGGAGACAGAATTGATACGCTTTTTTCACGTGACGAAGACCTACCCCAACAACCGGATCGCACTCGATGACGTGAGTTTTGAAATGGATCCGGGCGAGCTTCTTTTCGTTGTCGGGCCGAGCGGCGCAGGCAAGAGCACGGTGCTCAAGATGATCTACATGGACCAAACGCCCACTTCGGGCCAGGTAATCGTCGGCCGCTTCCTCAGTACCACGATCTCCCGGCACAAGATTCCGGCGTTGAGAAGACAGGTGGGTACGGTTTTTCAGGATTTCAGGCTTATGCAGGACAGGACAGCCTTTGAAAACGTGGCTCTGTCTTTGAGAATTGCCGGCAGATTTTCCGGAACGGAGCTGAAACAAAAGATCATGAGTGTTCTGGGCAAAGTCGGTCTTTGCCACAGGCGGAATTCTTTTCCCGGGGAGCTGTCCGGCGGAGAGCAGCAGAGGGTTGCAATAGCAAGGGCGATCGTCAACAATCCCATGGTGTTGCTCGCCGATGAACCTACCGGCAATCTGGACGCGAGGGTGGGGGCAGACATCATTCAGCTCATCTGTGATATCAATACGGGTGGAACGGCCGTCATTGTTGCAACGCATGACGAGAACATTCCGAAAAAACTCGGCTGCAGGATTGCGAGAATTAGAGAAGGAAGACTGTCCGAATTGGGCGTAGGGGCGGTGGGAGGCTTCTCCGCCGCCGGGGAAGGGTCTGGGGGCACTGGCATGTTGGGCGGAGGGCGTTGATTTGATGCCGGCATTCACAAGCGAAATTTTCTATTTCCTTCGAGAAACCCTGCAGGGTCTTGGAAGGCACAAGTCTCTTTCCGCGGCCACGCTTGTGTCAAACGTGGCGACTTTTCTGGTGTTGGGCGTGATTCTCCTGGTGACGGCCAACGTCAGATCTGTCGCGAAGCAGCTCGAGGAGAGAAAGGGCATCGTCGCTTTCATTGAAGAAGGGGTTTCACAACAGAGGGCCGACTATCTGAAGTCGGAGATCGAAAAGCTCCCCCAGGTTGAAACGGTGACTTTCGTCAGCAAGGAGGAAGCGCTCGAGGAGTTCCGCAAGTCCCTCGGCAGGGAAGAACTCCTTGACGCTCTTGGTTCTAACCCGCTGCCTGCTTCCTTTGATGTCAGGCTGAGACAAAAGCAAAGAAGCGTCGAGAAGATCGAGGAAGTTGCCGCCTTCATCGGGAATCTTCAGGGGATCGAAGAGGTGAGCTTCGGCGGAGAGTGGACCCTGAGCCTTGACAGGATTTTGAGGACTCTCACTATTCTCAACATAATCATCGGTTCCATCGTCGGGCTTGCGGTCACCTTCATAGTTGCCAACACTGTTCGGCTGACCGTGCTGGCGCGGAAAGACAGCATCGAAATTATGAAAGTGGTAGGCGCGACCCGCAATTTCATAAGGACTCCCTTTCTTCTGGAAGGGATTCTTCACACGTCCTTCTCCGCCCTCCTGGCGCTGGCCATACTGTACTTCGCTCACAACGCCATGAGCCACAGACTCCCCGACGTGGCCTTCCTTTCTCCGTTGCTGATTGTTCTATTCATAGTCGTAGGTCTTGGAGCTGGAATAGTAGGGACTCATTTCTCAATCAACGAAGTTCTCCGTGAGAAGAAAGATTAGGTCCATCATATTTCTTGTCCTTTCGCTGGCGCTTGCCGTTTCCTCGCCTTCTCTCGGCCAGCAGGCTGCCCAGCCCGGTTCTCGACCCGCGAGTCAATCCGCCGCTCAGCCAAGCGCCCGGCCCGCCGGCCTGCCTGCTGCGCAACCAGGCACGCAACCCACCGAGCTCGAAAAACAGATTCGGGGACAGGAGAAAGAGCTTGAGCAGACGAAGAAAGAGCTCGAACAGAAACGCAAGAAAGCGCGACTGCTCATGGGGAAAGAGAAGACGGCCTTCCAGGCGTTGAAACGCACGGAGGAAGAGCTTCGGCTTACCGAGAAGTACGTGCAGAAGTTGACGAAAAGAGAAGAGACGTTTGAGAGAGAGCTGACGGCTACAAGAGACGAGGTGACCGGGGCGCGTGAGGCACTCAGGCTCCAGACGGAGCTTCTGGCGTGGAGGCTCAGAGAGATCTACAAGTATGGCCGGACGAACTCACTCGAGTTCTTGCTTTCATCTGAGTCTTTCGCGCAGTTGCTCAGCCGATTTCGCTATCTTGCACTTGTGGCGGAGAGCGACAGAAATCTCATGCAGGGATTCGACCATGAAAGGCTTCAGTTTGAAGCGAGCGAAGCCAAGTTGAGCCACCAGTTGGCCGGGGTTTCCTCTCTCAGGAACGAGAAAGAAAAGGAGAAGGGAAATCTACTCACGCTGAAGACGAGAAAACGCCAGACGGCCAGTCAGATTCAGAATGAACGAAGGAGCTACGAGGAAGCAGCGAAGGAGCTCGAAGGAGCGGCGGCCAGGATACAGGCCGTCCTTGAGCAACTGGAGAGAAGACGCAGGGAGGAACTCGCCAAGAAGATCCCCGCTCCGGAGTGGATGGCCCAGGCGGAGTTCGAGAAGAATCGTGGCACACTCAATTGGCCGGTTTCCGGGTCGATCACGGGCAAGTTTGGCAACAACACGCATCCGCGCTTTGGAACCACCACGTTCAATCCGGGCGTAGACATCTCCGCACCTTTAGGAACCGAGATAAGGGCCGTGGCGAAAGCACGCGTGGATTACTCAAGCTGGCTTGCCGGTCTTGGCAATTGCATCATACTTGACCACGGAGGAGGCTACTATACGATTTATGCACACGCCTCC
The genomic region above belongs to Candidatus Eisenbacteria bacterium and contains:
- a CDS encoding peptidoglycan DD-metalloendopeptidase family protein, whose amino-acid sequence is MRRKIRSIIFLVLSLALAVSSPSLGQQAAQPGSRPASQSAAQPSARPAGLPAAQPGTQPTELEKQIRGQEKELEQTKKELEQKRKKARLLMGKEKTAFQALKRTEEELRLTEKYVQKLTKREETFERELTATRDEVTGAREALRLQTELLAWRLREIYKYGRTNSLEFLLSSESFAQLLSRFRYLALVAESDRNLMQGFDHERLQFEASEAKLSHQLAGVSSLRNEKEKEKGNLLTLKTRKRQTASQIQNERRSYEEAAKELEGAAARIQAVLEQLERRRREELAKKIPAPEWMAQAEFEKNRGTLNWPVSGSITGKFGNNTHPRFGTTTFNPGVDISAPLGTEIRAVAKARVDYSSWLAGLGNCIILDHGGGYYTIYAHASEVFVRVGQEVAIGQAIGKVGDSGSLKGSCLHFEIRKGKQALDPTAWLR
- the pdxA gene encoding 4-hydroxythreonine-4-phosphate dehydrogenase PdxA — protein: MRNPSSPIPIAISMGDPLGVGPEVILKALLSKEVAGKVIPIVVGVPSIMRKAARLVGGRASIRLLSGGKVHEASDAGVVYVLVPRNLLGTGELMRPIGPSRAGEFASRLAQRGAVASACVKEAAGLCIRGRASALVTAPLSKASLGAAGIGHSGHTEMLRDLCRCKDTLMMFARGKHRVSLVTTHIPIGKVRGGLTRRRVERAIMLTSRGLELLFSIPAPRLAVLSLNPHKGEDGLLGREEETVIAPAMEVASRKGVSVSGPFAADSFFSRGEWKRFDAVVAMYHDQGLIAAKLIGGERVTNITLGLPFVRTSPGHGVAENIAWKGIAEPQGMISAILLAAELARTVRLPLKWD
- a CDS encoding permease-like cell division protein FtsX, whose protein sequence is MPAFTSEIFYFLRETLQGLGRHKSLSAATLVSNVATFLVLGVILLVTANVRSVAKQLEERKGIVAFIEEGVSQQRADYLKSEIEKLPQVETVTFVSKEEALEEFRKSLGREELLDALGSNPLPASFDVRLRQKQRSVEKIEEVAAFIGNLQGIEEVSFGGEWTLSLDRILRTLTILNIIIGSIVGLAVTFIVANTVRLTVLARKDSIEIMKVVGATRNFIRTPFLLEGILHTSFSALLALAILYFAHNAMSHRLPDVAFLSPLLIVLFIVVGLGAGIVGTHFSINEVLREKKD
- a CDS encoding ATP-binding cassette domain-containing protein; this encodes MIRFFHVTKTYPNNRIALDDVSFEMDPGELLFVVGPSGAGKSTVLKMIYMDQTPTSGQVIVGRFLSTTISRHKIPALRRQVGTVFQDFRLMQDRTAFENVALSLRIAGRFSGTELKQKIMSVLGKVGLCHRRNSFPGELSGGEQQRVAIARAIVNNPMVLLADEPTGNLDARVGADIIQLICDINTGGTAVIVATHDENIPKKLGCRIARIREGRLSELGVGAVGGFSAAGEGSGGTGMLGGGR